A portion of the Drosophila innubila isolate TH190305 chromosome 3L unlocalized genomic scaffold, UK_Dinn_1.0 0_D_3L, whole genome shotgun sequence genome contains these proteins:
- the LOC117788688 gene encoding protein spaetzle 5 — MTKSITHLRFHTFSSFSGILFTYVILACTSVAFSSPPSCGLYGAPPCQFLPAPPGQTPNCARPGKTYCEHVDNYPTYLIKSLVRKWGYEAASLLVDETWEEFTSVTSVFYDPKYIFPQRDFGNGQDFNGYSYQTPFGGVPHRGAGNPLFAPNPSTEAPTYLLYTSAGHRQGNQQTAGASAPGSTQLYYNNAGKTPYNATLWLKRLARDLSLKQKAIQVIAEREIAEQELVKREMAEQQEQGKKEKELQRSTRDVTLNMDLLDIVGVSDNNNNNNSHNKKKVRTKRQSSTRSTLCETTSQFVTPQAALNSRGNWMFVVNEENTARQMVKAELCASNTCSNLCDLPNGYNSRCEQKFVQKRLIALQGNGQNLYTDTFWFPSCCVCTIAAN, encoded by the exons ATGACAAAGAGTATTACACATCTCCGTTTCCACACTTTTAGTAGTTTTAGTGGTATTCTCTTTACCTATGTG ATATTAGCTTGTACTTCAGTCGCATTCAGCTCACCGCCATCATGCGGCTTATATGGCGCTCCGCCTTGCCAGTTTCTGCCAGCGCCGCCAGGACAGACGCCCAA CTGTGCCAGGCCCGGCAAAACCTATTGCGAGCATGTCGATAACTATCCCAC GTATCTCATCAAGAGTCTCGTACGTAAATGGGGCTACGAGGCGGCCTCTTTGCTGGTTGACGAGACTTGGGAGGAGTTCACATCGGTCACATCTGTATTCTATGATCCCAAGTATATATTTCCGCAGCGTGACTTTGGCAATGGACAAGACTTTAATGGCTACAGCTATCAGACACCCTTTGGCGGTGTGCCACATCGTGGGGCAGGCAACCCGCTCTTTGCACCCAATCCCTCAACAGAAGCGCCCAC CTATCTCTTGTACACATCGGCGGGTCACCGTCAGGGGAATCAGCAAACCGCAGGAGCATCAGCTCCGGGATCGACTCAGCTGTACTACAACAATGCGGGCAAGACACCCTACAATGCCACACTCTGGCTTAAACGTCTCGCTCGCGATCTGAGTCTCAAGCAGAAGGCCATTCAGGTCATAGCCGAGCGGGAAATCGCCGAGCAGGAGCTGGTCAAAAGGGAAATGGccgagcagcaggagcaggggaagaaggagaaggaaTTACAGCGCAGCACTCGTGATGTAACGCTCAATATGGATCTCTTAGACATTGTGGGTgtcagcgacaacaacaacaacaacaacagccacaacaaaaagaaagtaCGCACCAAGCGTCAGAGCTCGACGCGTTCGACACTCTGTGAAACTACTTCACAGTTTGTGACGCCACAAGCGGCGCTCAACTCCCGTGGCAATTGGATGTTTGTTGTCAACGAGGAGAATACGGCCCGTCAAATGGTCAAGGCGGAGCTTTGTGC CTCAAACACATGCTCGAACCTGTGCGACTTGCCCAATGGATATAACTCCAGGTGCGAGCAGAAGTTCGTACAAAAACGTTTAATTGCGCTGCAGGGCAATGGCCAAAATCTCTACACGGACACGTTCTGGTTTCCCAGTTGTTGCGTCTGCACGATTGCCGCAAattaa